In the Candidatus Electrothrix sp. GW3-4 genome, one interval contains:
- a CDS encoding filamentous hemagglutinin N-terminal domain-containing protein, with translation MLKKNNHVCSFAILVASLLTLSLYAPLCWAEITLDGTVGPAGTLSGPDFLIWAELGKISGSNLFHSFKDFNINQGESANFFGPDSIENIIGRVTGGDTSSINGSLNSWIPGANLFLINPAGIVFGPDAELNVQGSFHASTADYIRLGENGSFNATQPENSVLAVDPPSAFGFLSDNSAPISVQHSTLKSSQGETLSLVGGDIDIVDSEISSKDGAINIVTTSSPGEIITTENFQPSTTATDSFSKLGTIHIDESMLTTGGSMGGNINISGKDLCVESTVITNHRYIEESISNLKIPDKLTTTASEKAGDINIMAENIILDYCSITSSTYNDKNAGNINIKGTQATINNTSIFSNSLEGATGDGGNIQIDIDDLVIGKDTYITSVSDSPQGGNAGDIEITSNILELLPGANISTETSEQSTGEAGTIRIQTDSLLMKGGKDFDSCTRIASDTGNSKDAGNIEIVAQEKISLSGMAGIFSTTHSTGKGGNIEIQTNNMELKNGALISTSNVSTSSRGQGGNISVIANDLQILDGAQIQSGNFGQGDGGMITVSNSNDILVSGYGTDGHASGIRTDSQGAGQGGQVHVQSNNIRLENGGTISAKSSSTGQSGAISIQADDSIEIKDGSSITVQTKQADAGDIEVTAGNMIYLLNKGEISTSVAGGQGDGGNINLESTFVILNKESKIIANAREGNGGNINVQIQQDGAVLKSAESTISASSEFGVDGAVTINAPDTDITGAISTPPVEFFDASSILSDRCVTRGTSDLSSFNVVGRGGMAFSPDTHFPAFYSLIPAKKKKEKK, from the coding sequence ATGCTTAAAAAAAATAACCATGTGTGCTCTTTTGCTATCCTCGTAGCATCTTTACTAACGTTATCACTATATGCTCCATTGTGCTGGGCAGAAATCACCCTGGATGGAACCGTTGGTCCGGCAGGGACGCTTAGTGGACCCGATTTTTTGATTTGGGCAGAATTAGGCAAGATTTCAGGTAGCAATCTATTTCATAGCTTTAAAGATTTTAATATTAACCAAGGAGAAAGCGCGAATTTTTTCGGTCCAGACTCAATAGAGAATATTATCGGACGAGTCACGGGCGGTGATACATCTTCCATCAATGGTTCATTGAACAGCTGGATACCCGGAGCAAACTTATTTTTGATCAATCCGGCTGGAATAGTATTTGGCCCTGATGCTGAACTCAATGTACAAGGCTCCTTTCATGCCAGCACAGCAGACTACATTCGCTTAGGTGAAAATGGTAGCTTTAACGCAACCCAGCCAGAGAACAGTGTATTGGCGGTTGATCCGCCCTCTGCTTTCGGTTTTCTGAGCGATAATTCTGCTCCGATTTCCGTACAGCATAGTACGCTCAAAAGCTCACAGGGAGAGACCTTATCCCTGGTGGGAGGTGATATTGATATTGTTGACAGTGAAATTTCTTCAAAGGACGGAGCAATCAACATCGTCACTACATCTTCACCCGGAGAAATCATCACCACGGAAAATTTTCAACCATCAACTACTGCGACAGATTCTTTCTCAAAACTTGGAACAATTCATATAGATGAGTCTATGTTGACCACAGGAGGTAGTATGGGAGGTAATATCAATATTTCTGGAAAAGATCTGTGTGTTGAGTCAACAGTAATTACTAATCATAGATATATAGAAGAATCAATCTCCAATTTAAAAATACCAGACAAGTTAACCACTACTGCTAGCGAAAAAGCTGGCGACATAAATATAATGGCAGAAAATATAATACTTGATTATTGCTCAATAACATCATCTACTTATAACGATAAAAACGCTGGCAACATCAACATAAAGGGAACGCAGGCGACGATCAATAACACTAGTATATTTTCAAATTCACTTGAAGGCGCAACGGGAGATGGTGGAAATATACAAATAGATATTGACGACCTTGTGATAGGAAAAGACACTTATATCACTTCCGTATCTGATAGCCCACAAGGTGGGAACGCTGGCGATATAGAAATAACATCAAACATATTAGAACTATTACCAGGTGCAAATATTTCTACCGAAACAAGTGAACAATCTACAGGAGAAGCGGGAACTATTCGAATTCAGACTGATAGCTTGCTCATGAAAGGCGGAAAAGATTTTGATTCCTGTACTAGGATAGCCAGCGACACTGGCAATTCAAAAGATGCAGGAAATATTGAAATAGTAGCTCAAGAAAAAATCTCATTGAGTGGAATGGCGGGCATCTTTAGCACCACACATAGTACTGGTAAAGGAGGAAACATAGAAATTCAAACTAACAATATGGAATTGAAAAACGGAGCATTGATCTCCACCAGTAATGTAAGCACTTCAAGTCGTGGGCAGGGAGGAAACATATCCGTAATTGCAAACGACCTTCAAATATTAGATGGAGCACAAATACAATCAGGTAACTTCGGCCAAGGAGATGGAGGAATGATAACTGTATCAAATAGTAACGATATACTCGTTTCCGGCTATGGCACAGATGGTCATGCTAGTGGTATTCGTACCGACTCTCAAGGCGCAGGACAAGGAGGACAAGTCCATGTCCAATCTAATAATATCAGACTTGAAAATGGTGGAACTATATCTGCAAAAAGTTCATCAACAGGTCAATCAGGTGCCATCTCTATTCAAGCTGACGACTCCATTGAAATCAAGGACGGCAGTAGCATCACCGTGCAAACCAAGCAAGCCGATGCCGGTGATATTGAAGTGACAGCTGGCAATATGATTTACCTGTTAAATAAAGGTGAAATCAGCACCTCAGTTGCTGGTGGACAAGGAGATGGCGGCAACATCAATCTTGAATCGACCTTCGTTATCCTCAACAAGGAAAGCAAAATCATCGCCAATGCCCGTGAAGGAAATGGCGGCAACATCAACGTACAAATTCAGCAAGATGGGGCTGTACTGAAGTCTGCTGAAAGCACGATTAGTGCTTCCTCAGAATTCGGCGTTGATGGCGCGGTAACAATCAATGCACCGGATACGGATATTACTGGAGCTATCTCTACCCCGCCGGTAGAGTTTTTCGATGCATCTTCTATCTTGAGTGATCGCTGCGTAACCCGTGGCACAAGCGACCTAAGCAGCTTCAATGTAGTCGGCCGGGGAGGCATGGCATTTTCACCGGACACCCACTTCCCTGCCTTTTATTCTCTTATCCCCGCAAAAAAGAAGAAAGAAAAGAAGTAA
- a CDS encoding ShlB/FhaC/HecB family hemolysin secretion/activation protein, with amino-acid sequence MERGLKYVVCAGLLLMTSLNATELIAQSSDLLHAQKTRQERPALPDYAKPNPPELVLPPVAPTPKTQKRLSEEIKVNVKEFRLTGNTVFTDNELATITKNYKNNYLTSEEIQEVRRKLTLFYVNQGYINSGAIIPDQKMENGILDIQIIEGKLTAIEVRDNKWLRTTYITERISPNKDAVLNINELRERLQILQQDPLVLQFHAQLKPGIEPGESILVLKIREDNPWQLNMTFANDRSPSIGAERLFGYVAHRSISKHGDTLAFKSGFTNGADDFGLSYSYPLTANDTLLSLKFNKNESVVIEEPFDSIDIDSEMESYGISISHPFYRTPQRLLSTRLALERRHSETFLLGEPFSFSPGAVDGKSDVTVVRFTQEWLSRSLNQVISVYSTFNLGIDAFGGTDGPEETDGQYLSWLGQFQWARRFTKRGDQIIFRTDVQLANDSLLSIEKMAIGGASTVRGYRENQLIRDNAVVASLELRLPLFRLPIPKISRRAEDGMLHLVPFGDFGQGWNTHTPTPNPDSISSLGVGLRWDPSSKIHAEIYWGYPLRDLDTPYEDLQDDGIHFKLSYFLF; translated from the coding sequence ATGGAACGTGGACTTAAGTATGTTGTGTGTGCCGGATTATTATTAATGACAAGCTTGAACGCTACCGAACTTATCGCTCAAAGTTCAGATCTGCTTCATGCCCAAAAAACAAGGCAAGAAAGACCAGCACTTCCAGACTATGCAAAGCCCAATCCGCCAGAGCTGGTACTCCCACCGGTTGCACCAACTCCCAAAACGCAAAAACGGCTTTCTGAAGAAATAAAGGTAAATGTCAAGGAATTCAGACTGACGGGCAATACCGTCTTTACCGATAACGAACTTGCAACAATCACAAAAAATTATAAAAACAACTATCTTACCTCAGAAGAAATACAAGAGGTACGGCGTAAGCTCACGCTCTTCTATGTAAACCAGGGATATATCAATTCTGGAGCCATTATCCCCGACCAAAAGATGGAAAACGGCATTCTGGATATCCAAATCATTGAAGGGAAGCTTACTGCTATAGAAGTCAGAGATAACAAGTGGCTTCGCACCACATATATCACAGAACGAATTTCTCCAAATAAAGACGCTGTCCTCAATATCAATGAGCTGCGGGAACGTCTCCAAATTCTCCAGCAAGATCCACTTGTCCTCCAATTTCACGCCCAACTGAAACCGGGAATCGAACCGGGTGAAAGCATCCTTGTACTTAAAATCAGGGAGGACAATCCGTGGCAGCTTAATATGACCTTTGCCAATGACCGTTCGCCAAGCATTGGCGCTGAAAGACTTTTTGGATATGTCGCGCATCGCAGTATTAGCAAACATGGGGATACTCTGGCATTCAAATCCGGCTTTACCAATGGCGCCGATGACTTTGGCTTATCCTATAGTTATCCCCTCACTGCCAATGACACCCTATTATCCTTGAAATTCAACAAAAATGAATCCGTTGTCATTGAAGAGCCCTTTGATTCAATTGACATAGATAGCGAAATGGAAAGCTACGGCATTTCAATAAGTCATCCGTTTTACAGGACACCGCAACGACTCTTGTCAACGAGGCTAGCCCTTGAACGACGTCATAGCGAGACTTTTCTCTTAGGAGAGCCGTTCTCTTTCTCACCGGGAGCAGTGGATGGTAAGAGTGATGTAACGGTTGTCCGTTTCACCCAGGAATGGTTGAGTCGCAGTCTCAACCAGGTGATTTCTGTATATTCTACATTCAACCTCGGAATTGATGCGTTTGGGGGGACAGATGGACCAGAAGAGACCGATGGTCAATATTTGTCTTGGCTGGGGCAGTTTCAATGGGCAAGACGCTTCACGAAACGGGGGGATCAAATCATTTTCCGCACCGATGTGCAGCTGGCCAATGATTCGCTCTTATCTATAGAAAAAATGGCTATCGGAGGTGCCTCAACTGTGCGGGGGTACCGAGAGAATCAACTCATCCGGGATAATGCCGTGGTAGCATCCCTGGAGTTGCGCCTTCCCTTATTTCGCCTACCAATTCCCAAGATAAGCCGAAGAGCTGAAGATGGCATGTTGCATCTTGTACCGTTCGGAGATTTTGGACAGGGCTGGAACACTCATACTCCAACACCGAATCCAGACTCTATTTCCAGCCTGGGAGTTGGACTTAGATGGGACCCTAGCTCTAAAATTCATGCAGAAATATATTGGGGGTATCCGTTAAGAGACTTAGATACCCCCTATGAGGATTTACAAGACGACGGTATTCACTTTAAATTGAGCTATTTCCTCTTTTAG